A window from Pseudoliparis swirei isolate HS2019 ecotype Mariana Trench chromosome 17, NWPU_hadal_v1, whole genome shotgun sequence encodes these proteins:
- the LOC130207557 gene encoding probable ATP-dependent RNA helicase DDX4, with protein sequence MVQVGEAKDPEKEETEGERARVKYVPPTLPGDEDFIFGSPEMPSEENRQTVMFKTDNLLLGVGAAGAACSDVEQTVIQVTKFDKREQLFDILKTTGTERTIVFVEKKRQADFIASYMCLMKVKTTSIHSDREQPEREKALADFCFGECPVLVATPIAVQDLDIPDVQHVVNFDLPNNIDEYIRRIGRTGHCGNTGKAVSFYDPDADCQLARSLVRFLSKAQQEVPLWLVESAFSSDGAVDFNPFMVVSCRSRT encoded by the exons ATGGTTCAAGTTG GAGAAGCTAAAGATCCAGAAAAGGAAGAAACTGAGGGAGAAA GAGCAAGGGTCAAATATGTTCCCCCAACACTCCCTGGGGACGAAGACTTCATCTTTGGCTCGCCAGAAATGCCATCCGAAGAGAACCGCCAGACTGTGATGTTCAAGACGGACAACTTGCTTTTGGGCGTGGGTGCGGCGGGCGCAGCCTGCAGCGACGTGGAGCAGACCGTTATCCAGGTCACCAAGTTCGACAAGAGGGAGCAGCTCTTCGACATTCTGAAgaccacag GGACGGAGCGCACCATTGTCTTCGTGGAGAAAAAGAGACAAGCTGACTTCATTGCCAGTTATATGTGCCTGATGAAGGTTAAGACCACCAGCATCCATAG TGACCGGGAGCAGCCGGAGCGAGAGAAGGCTCTGGCAGACTTCTGCTTTGGCGAGTGTCCGGTGCTGGTGGCCACGCCGATAGCCGTCCAGGATCTAGATATCCCAGATGTTCAGCATGTGGTGAACTTTGACCTCCCCAACAACATCGATGAGTATATCCGCCGCATCGGGAGGACCGGCCACTGTGGAAACACCGGGAAGGCCGTGTCTTTCTATGACCCCGACGCCGACTGCCAGCTGGCCCGCTCCCTGGTCAGGTTCCTGTCCAAG gcgcAGCAGGAAGTACCCTTGTGGTTGGTGGAGTCGGCATTCAGCAGCGATGGAGCAGTAGACTTCAACCCCTTTATG gtagTGTCTTGCAGGTCCAGGACCTGA
- the iqub gene encoding IQ and ubiquitin-like domain-containing protein, protein MSEQRGNEEQERKEDEETHTGESTLTTDVPEAAEEAEAQVDPQDEAEPLRETQKTGDAGNSTATDVLETVDEAETQADLLDDDERLREPQRRENVGNCTATVKVVLVPGGHVMTVAFAIGLSIQELIRHLAAEVRVPAEVLQISLDGRVVEEQWSLMELGVRPQGSTRMEMSSTDPATHPLRPLRPPEQDNMPDVITVRVQTDEGVFQEVVVEIERPPQQKAFLGGYRHQLTGAEYHHAAVQTRSKRRPDRGAVVFSRDTQTADLKSQVQQCPVHVSTQMAAVGCHVSCGSDRLVAACGGYVTADEHRDTRLRAVICLQSFARRWLARQEVDSMRTDRDRRLAWLEMQERSRTEEKKEQLRDRRRRWMNPQRREDFNLLYHALEKWRCEEEQRINSSLRGAERKAALCSLLQQETQLIDHIGRHRIAARSDNYEQSVMSFLDKSASPHQWRAADGRLIEMDNERTVRARELRDLYIELSRSARSREERLHALLSVKHTVKEHTCELTHDVVDLIDREVDLMTRGVKAASLVGLRKRISTLFLQYIKTPAFNPEVAKLLKVPRNQRKSDTFRCRGCHRNLPSSDFSPSGNTRPSGRCRDCTGLDNIARSRDDLSRYESILKRLRADERRLNAEAKIPFLLQVEDLRYLLEVIWESRSDLQDLFNLVFLRWERRTDWSPWNCILLSKEETSAHLEVEDIHKEYDATFIRRIGQKHTLARCHFRQIPVMAEFLDP, encoded by the exons ATGTCAGAGCAACGAGGAAACGAAGagcaggagaggaaagaagacgaggagacacacacaggggagtCCACTTTGACCACAG ATGTGCCGGAGGCCGCAGAAGAAGCTGAAGCCCAGGTCGATCCGCAGGATGAAGCCGAGCCGCTAAGAGAGACTCAGAAAACTGGAGATGCTGGAAACTCTACGGCTACAG ACGTGCTGGAGACGGTGGATGAAGCTGAAACTCAGGCCGATCTGCTCGATGACGACGAGCGGCTCCGAGAGCCTCAGAGAAGAGAAAATGTTGGAAACTGTACGGCGACGG TAAAGGTGGTGCTGGTGCCAGGGGGTCATGTGATGACGGTGGCCTTCGCCATCGGCCTCAGCATCCAGGAGCTGATCCGCCACCTCGCCGCCGAGGTCAGGGTTCCTGCCGAGGTGCTGCAGATCTCTCTGGATG GCAGGGTGGTGGAGGAGCAGTGGAGTCTGATGGAGCTCGGCGTGCGGCCTCAAGGCTCCACCCGAATGGAGATGAGCTCCACTGACCCGGCCACCCACCCGCTCCGCCCGCTCCGTCCCCCGGAGCAGGACAACATGCCGGACGTCATCACCGTCCGAGtccagacag ATGAGGGCGTGTtccaggaggtggtggtggagattGAGCGCCCCCCCCAGCAGAAGGCCTTCCTGGGCGGCTACAGACACCAGCTGACGGGGGCGGAGTACCACCACGCCGCCGTCCAGACCCGGTCCAAGAGGAGACCCGACAGAGGAGCGGTGGTCTTCAGCCGCGACACACAg ACAGCAGACCTGAAGTCTCAGGTCCAGCAGTGTCCGGTCCACGTCTCCACCCAGATGGCCGCCGTCGGCTGCCACGTCTCCTGTGGGAGCGACAGGCTGGTCGCTGCATGCGGCGGCTACGTCACCGCCGACGAGCACCGTGACACGAGGCTGAGAGCG GTGATCTGTCTGCAGTCGTTCGCTCGGCGCTGGCTGGCCCGGCAGGAAGTGGACAGCATGCGGACGGACCGGGACCGGCGGCTGGCCTGGCTGGAGatgcaggagaggagcaggacggaggagaagaaggagcagctgagagaccgccgccgccgctggaTGAACCCGCAGAGGAGGGAGGACTTCAACCTGCTGTACCACGCTCTAGAGA AgtggaggtgtgaggaggagcagcggaTCAACTCGTCCCTGCGGGGAGCTGAGAGGAAGGCCGCTCTCTGCTcgctgctgcagcaggagacGCAGCTCATCGACCACATCGGACGGCATCGCATCGCCGCCCGGAGCGACAACTACGAGCAAAGTGTCATGAGCTTCCTGgacaag TCTGCGTCTCCTCACCAGTGGCGAGCGGCGGACGGTCGGCTGATCGAGATGGACAATGAACGCACCGTCAGAGCCAGAGAGCTGAGAGATCTGTACATCGAGCTCAGCCGCTCCGCTCGCAGCCGGGAGGAGAGACTCCACGCCCTCCTGTCAGTCAAACACACCGTcaag GAGCACACATGTGAGCTGACCCACGACGTCGTAGATTTGATTGACAGGGAGGTGGACCTGATGACTCGGGGGGTGAAGGCAGCCAGTCTGGTGGGGCTAAGGAAGAGGATCTCCACTCTGTTCCTCCAGTACATCAAGACGCCAGCGTTTAACCCTGAGGTGGCCAAGCTGCTGAAG GTTCCCCGGAATCAGCGGAAGAGCGACACGTTCCGATGCCGCGGCTGTCATCGCAACCTGCCCTCCTCCGACTTCAGCCCGTCCGGCAACACCCGTCCGAGCGGTCGGTGCCGCGACTGCACCGGCCTCGACAATATCGCGAGGTCCCGGGACGACTTATCCCGCTACGAGAGCATCCTGAAGAGGCTGAGAGCCGACGAGCGGCGGCTCAACGCGGAGGCCAAGATTCCCTTCCTGTTGCAG GTGGAGGACTTGCGGTACCTGCTTGAGGTGATCTGGGAGTCCCGCTCGGACCTCCAAGACCTCTTCAACCTGGTGTTCCTCCGCTGGGAGCGTCGGACGGACTGGAGCCCCTGGAACTGTATCCTGCTGTCCAAGGAAGAGACTTCAGCTCACCTGGAGGTGGAAGACATCCACAAA